From Treponema primitia ZAS-1, the proteins below share one genomic window:
- a CDS encoding VOC family protein has product PEKDRIIYSSIPVFGSKLMLSDCPSDYPWVGGNNFALVLGSGDEKEIRRIFETLRKEGEVRMPLGKTFFSELFGMVKDKFGIIWQLSKTPV; this is encoded by the coding sequence AGCCTGAGAAGGACCGTATCATCTACTCTTCAATTCCGGTTTTCGGCAGTAAGCTCATGCTCTCCGACTGCCCCTCGGATTATCCCTGGGTTGGGGGCAATAACTTCGCCCTGGTACTTGGTTCCGGGGATGAAAAGGAAATCCGCCGTATCTTTGAAACCCTGCGCAAAGAAGGTGAAGTACGCATGCCCCTGGGGAAGACCTTCTTCAGCGAGCTCTTCGGCATGGTAAAGGACAAATTCGGGATCATCTGGCAACTCAGCAAGACGCCCGTTTAA
- a CDS encoding ATP-binding protein — MFKNLSLRFKIFFLVSAVVIVSFLTLTIIVSNRSIGMAQKDAFSLAQETADKYKNAIIAELQGARITAETFSTVFETLKDYNLTDRDMMNDILKNALANKEYITAFCIAYDPDALDGKDALYAGLGPAYDETGRYAPYWNKLGGNIDVEFLPAIDSEDWYIVPKTERHEYITDPYPYGLQGQTVMLASLVFPIIHSEKFIGIISSDIVLDKLQEMAAKVNPHGQEGYTEIISNSGAVIAHPNKDYLGKDLAETLVEGQSRLQYIDEIKSAIKSGEMYISTGKHFYTVYMPIQFSSVTNPWSVAVSIPMAKIMTNANSIRNYVILVSIIAICVIAFVLYFIVRSVTKPILILSDTAKTLGEGHFDTEVPLIKSNDEIGALSRAFKFMVEKLNGAMTEAVDANKAKGLFMANISHEIRTPLNAVMGLNDLLLKTNVDDKQRDYIEKIKGASATLLGLVNDILDFSEAEEGHMKLENAPFDIRKMFDELSVFFREKNKNSPLELRFELDSALPASLMGDERRLRQIFTNLTDNAYKFTEKGSITVRAAVSKHDSNSVALDFAVRDTGIGMSQDQMEKLFAAFDQADNSATRKYGGAGIGLAVTREIVELMGGKISATSELKKGTTFMFSCTFPLVAPLAVPLAVPLAVPLAVEKPAIQDAAPTNTENAVLHGVRVLLVEDNEINVMIVQELLNVVGMEVTTAQNGQEALDILADKAKSRLPPFDLVLMDLQMPVMDGYEATRLIKENPEYKGMPVYALTAHAFPEERERCLALGMEDHLTKPIDIDTFYSALRNAAASKK; from the coding sequence ATGTTTAAAAATCTAAGCCTGAGGTTTAAGATCTTCTTTCTGGTTTCGGCGGTTGTCATTGTTTCGTTTCTGACCCTTACCATAATCGTTTCCAACAGGTCTATCGGGATGGCGCAGAAAGACGCTTTCAGCCTGGCCCAGGAAACGGCTGATAAATACAAAAATGCAATTATAGCGGAGTTGCAGGGCGCCCGGATAACGGCGGAAACATTCTCAACGGTTTTTGAAACCTTAAAGGATTATAACCTTACCGACCGGGATATGATGAATGATATACTCAAAAATGCCCTGGCGAACAAGGAATACATCACCGCTTTCTGTATCGCCTATGATCCCGATGCCCTGGACGGAAAAGATGCCCTGTATGCGGGGCTGGGGCCGGCCTATGACGAGACCGGACGCTATGCCCCGTATTGGAACAAACTGGGGGGCAATATCGACGTTGAATTTTTGCCCGCCATCGACAGCGAAGACTGGTATATCGTTCCAAAGACTGAACGCCACGAATATATCACCGACCCTTACCCGTATGGGCTTCAGGGACAAACGGTTATGCTGGCCAGTTTGGTTTTTCCGATTATTCATAGTGAAAAATTTATCGGTATCATCTCTTCCGACATCGTCCTGGACAAGCTCCAGGAAATGGCCGCCAAGGTAAATCCCCATGGACAGGAAGGATATACGGAAATCATTTCAAATTCAGGCGCCGTTATAGCGCATCCCAACAAAGACTATTTGGGAAAGGATTTAGCGGAAACTTTGGTGGAAGGCCAGAGCCGGCTTCAATATATTGATGAGATCAAAAGCGCCATAAAGAGCGGCGAAATGTATATTTCAACGGGCAAGCATTTTTATACCGTATATATGCCCATCCAATTCAGTAGTGTTACGAATCCCTGGTCAGTTGCGGTCAGTATTCCCATGGCGAAAATTATGACCAATGCCAACAGTATTCGTAATTACGTTATTCTGGTTTCAATTATCGCAATATGTGTAATCGCATTTGTGTTATACTTTATTGTACGGAGCGTTACAAAACCTATACTTATACTTTCGGATACGGCCAAAACCCTTGGGGAAGGCCATTTTGATACCGAGGTGCCTCTTATCAAGAGTAATGATGAAATCGGGGCCCTGTCAAGGGCATTCAAGTTTATGGTAGAAAAACTGAACGGCGCCATGACAGAAGCCGTGGATGCGAATAAGGCGAAGGGCCTCTTTATGGCCAATATAAGCCATGAGATTCGCACACCGCTAAATGCCGTTATGGGGCTGAACGATCTCCTGCTTAAAACTAATGTGGATGATAAACAGCGGGACTACATTGAAAAAATAAAAGGCGCTTCCGCAACCCTGCTCGGCCTGGTCAATGATATCCTCGACTTTTCCGAAGCCGAAGAAGGGCACATGAAACTGGAAAACGCCCCCTTTGATATACGGAAAATGTTTGATGAGCTTTCGGTATTTTTCCGGGAGAAAAACAAAAACTCTCCCCTGGAGCTGCGGTTTGAACTGGATTCCGCCCTTCCCGCCTCCCTTATGGGGGATGAGCGGCGGCTAAGGCAGATCTTTACCAATCTTACCGATAACGCATATAAGTTTACCGAAAAAGGTTCCATCACAGTTCGTGCAGCCGTGTCCAAGCATGACAGTAATAGTGTGGCTCTGGACTTTGCGGTACGCGATACGGGTATAGGCATGAGCCAGGATCAGATGGAAAAACTATTCGCCGCCTTTGACCAGGCGGATAATTCCGCAACCCGTAAATACGGAGGGGCCGGCATAGGGCTTGCGGTCACCCGTGAAATAGTGGAGCTCATGGGCGGGAAGATTTCCGCCACCAGTGAACTGAAAAAAGGCACAACATTCATGTTTTCCTGCACCTTCCCGCTTGTGGCGCCGCTGGCTGTGCCGCTGGCTGTGCCGTTGGCAGTGCCGTTGGCAGTGGAAAAACCCGCGATCCAAGATGCGGCGCCTACGAACACTGAAAATGCCGTATTGCATGGGGTACGCGTTTTACTGGTGGAAGACAATGAAATTAACGTCATGATCGTTCAGGAACTCCTGAATGTGGTTGGTATGGAAGTTACTACGGCGCAAAACGGTCAGGAAGCTTTGGATATTCTTGCAGATAAAGCCAAGTCACGGCTCCCGCCCTTTGACCTGGTGCTGATGGATCTCCAAATGCCCGTTATGGACGGTTACGAGGCTACCCGGCTCATCAAGGAAAACCCCGAATACAAGGGTATGCCGGTTTATGCGCTGACAGCCCATGCGTTCCCCGAGGAACGGGAACGCTGCCTTGCGCTGGGCATGGAAGACCACCTGACCAAACCCATTGATATCGATACGTTTTACAGCGCCCTGCGAAATGCGGCGGCCTCGAAAAAGTAA
- a CDS encoding nucleotidyl transferase AbiEii/AbiGii toxin family protein — protein sequence MIPRAAITEWANKAPWKDMHNIEQDLLISRTLVAIFSDDFLSAKLAFRGGTAIHKLYLPPPKRYSEDIDLVQVNSEPIGQTLDRLKEVLSFIGDSKTRQKMSNNVLLFQFETTFPPVSIRKLKIEINCKEHFTELGKTVVPFSMENQWYSGGCKINTYTLDELMGTKIRALYQRKKGRDLFDLYCAIESGKLDLLRTVKCYKRYISFPDHEIPSAKEYALNLKLKIADPGFRQDITPILSPGTDYNIDLAYKKLLETILVAM from the coding sequence ATGATACCAAGAGCGGCAATTACCGAATGGGCTAATAAGGCGCCCTGGAAAGACATGCACAATATAGAGCAGGATCTACTCATCAGCAGAACCCTTGTTGCGATATTTAGCGATGATTTTTTATCCGCAAAACTGGCGTTTCGGGGCGGGACTGCAATACATAAATTATACTTGCCGCCGCCGAAGCGCTATTCAGAAGACATTGACTTGGTCCAGGTTAATTCTGAACCAATCGGGCAGACCCTGGACAGATTAAAAGAAGTTTTGTCATTTATAGGCGATTCCAAGACCAGACAAAAGATGAGCAATAATGTTTTGTTATTCCAGTTTGAGACGACTTTTCCCCCCGTATCGATACGGAAACTCAAAATTGAAATTAACTGCAAAGAGCATTTTACCGAGCTTGGAAAAACAGTGGTCCCATTCTCCATGGAGAATCAATGGTACTCCGGGGGGTGCAAAATAAATACCTATACACTGGATGAACTTATGGGTACGAAAATACGAGCCTTATATCAGCGGAAAAAAGGGCGGGATCTTTTTGACCTCTACTGTGCCATTGAAAGCGGGAAACTTGACCTTCTGCGGACAGTCAAATGTTACAAACGTTATATTTCTTTTCCTGATCATGAAATTCCTTCTGCAAAGGAATATGCTTTGAATTTGAAGTTGAAAATAGCCGATCCTGGATTTCGTCAGGATATTACTCCAATTTTAAGCCCTGGAACTGATTATAATATTGATTTGGCTTACAAAAAACTATTGGAAACGATACTCGTTGCTATGTAG
- a CDS encoding type IV toxin-antitoxin system AbiEi family antitoxin domain-containing protein — MRVNCRKVMKRYSQVRYWVEDLPKMGKSSFSIEETKEQFPEMPACNIKNTLFRLSKSGKIRSVWQGFYVISLPEYGLSAVAPPSEYIGHLMKYIGSQYYIGLLSAAALEGAAHQAPQVFQVVCEKHLRDKMVSGIRLEMIEKKVIPGSYLVTKTVNSGIIKVSSPELTAIDLLLYPQRAGGISHIATVLSELAETTDFNRVAKDFFLGVPPAVLQRLGFIFDEVLEEKEISGVLFDKIIAAGISFRKVPLVPNTGKKGKGIYPVSQKWKVEINYTVEPDI; from the coding sequence ATGCGCGTTAATTGTAGGAAAGTCATGAAAAGATATAGCCAGGTTCGGTATTGGGTTGAAGACCTGCCAAAGATGGGCAAATCCTCTTTTTCCATCGAAGAGACAAAGGAACAGTTTCCCGAAATGCCCGCTTGTAATATCAAAAATACGCTCTTCAGGCTTTCCAAGTCAGGAAAAATCAGGTCTGTCTGGCAGGGGTTTTATGTCATCAGTTTGCCGGAATATGGACTTTCCGCTGTGGCGCCGCCGTCCGAATACATTGGGCATCTTATGAAGTATATCGGTTCGCAATACTACATAGGGTTGCTGAGCGCCGCCGCATTGGAAGGGGCAGCGCACCAGGCACCCCAAGTATTTCAGGTTGTCTGCGAGAAACATCTTCGGGATAAAATGGTTTCCGGCATCAGGCTGGAAATGATAGAAAAGAAAGTTATACCCGGTTCATACCTTGTCACAAAAACAGTAAACAGCGGTATAATAAAGGTTTCTTCTCCGGAATTGACTGCCATCGATCTGTTGCTCTATCCTCAAAGAGCAGGGGGTATTTCGCATATAGCGACCGTACTTTCAGAATTAGCGGAAACCACGGATTTTAACCGAGTAGCGAAAGACTTTTTTTTAGGGGTTCCTCCGGCAGTTCTTCAAAGATTGGGCTTTATTTTTGATGAAGTGCTGGAAGAGAAAGAGATATCCGGCGTTCTTTTTGACAAAATTATTGCAGCAGGGATTAGTTTTCGCAAAGTCCCGCTGGTTCCAAATACCGGCAAAAAAGGGAAGGGGATTTACCCGGTCAGTCAAAAATGGAAGGTTGAAATCAATTATACTGTGGAGCCGGATATATGA
- a CDS encoding tetratricopeptide repeat protein: MRLDPILSRAVRLLMRKKYGDVISILQPEVVRYHDSFNYYYILGSACLRAGDLGGAFTYFKRAREIKMLDPSVLLGMAVCYLHRGDTGKAVDLYLEVLDSESRNRIAKKALQVLRKNSGPEGIQNWIDSGKAPQLFPPAPKLPLTVERLFVPVVGVILFLALAGGILVKLGVIPLGKVVSSERGGLVGLALEREDRETPVQTGGTFRYILTRNQVLEIYEAARKLFIEYRDEAAKVSLNRLIESNASDPIKNKARLLISYMEVPGFDTLKDRFPYAEVNQDPLLYRDCYIIWRGMATNLNEAQDSTSFDFLVGYDTRSTLEGIVQVVFNFSVPVNPERPLEVLAKVIPVSSAAGEDGIRLEGIALHQAAFLGK; encoded by the coding sequence ATGAGACTTGATCCGATTTTATCCAGGGCAGTCCGTCTTTTAATGCGGAAAAAATATGGGGATGTAATCAGTATACTCCAGCCAGAGGTAGTCCGGTACCACGATTCCTTTAACTATTATTATATATTGGGAAGCGCCTGTTTGCGGGCCGGTGATTTAGGGGGGGCCTTTACCTATTTTAAGCGCGCCCGGGAAATCAAAATGCTGGACCCCTCGGTTTTGCTGGGGATGGCGGTGTGTTATCTCCACCGGGGCGATACGGGAAAAGCGGTGGATTTATACCTGGAAGTCCTGGATTCGGAAAGCCGGAACCGGATTGCCAAGAAGGCCCTGCAGGTACTGCGGAAAAACAGCGGTCCCGAGGGGATCCAGAATTGGATAGATTCAGGGAAAGCTCCCCAGCTTTTCCCGCCGGCTCCCAAACTGCCCCTTACTGTAGAGCGGTTATTTGTTCCCGTTGTTGGGGTGATCCTGTTTTTAGCCTTGGCCGGGGGTATTTTGGTTAAGCTTGGGGTAATTCCCCTGGGCAAGGTTGTTTCGTCTGAAAGGGGAGGGCTTGTGGGTCTTGCCCTGGAACGGGAGGACCGGGAAACGCCGGTTCAGACCGGCGGGACTTTCCGGTACATTCTCACCCGGAACCAGGTTTTGGAGATCTATGAGGCTGCGCGCAAACTCTTTATAGAATACCGGGATGAGGCTGCCAAAGTTTCCCTGAACCGGCTTATCGAATCCAACGCTTCGGATCCGATTAAAAACAAGGCCCGGCTCCTCATCTCCTACATGGAAGTTCCGGGCTTTGATACCCTGAAGGATCGTTTCCCCTACGCCGAGGTCAACCAGGACCCCCTCTTATACCGTGACTGTTATATCATTTGGCGTGGCATGGCCACAAATCTTAATGAAGCCCAGGACAGCACATCCTTTGATTTCCTGGTGGGCTACGACACCCGCAGCACCCTGGAAGGTATAGTCCAGGTAGTCTTTAACTTTTCCGTTCCCGTCAATCCGGAACGCCCCCTGGAAGTCCTGGCCAAGGTAATCCCAGTCTCCTCAGCAGCGGGAGAAGATGGCATACGTCTGGAAGGAATCGCCCTACACCAGGCAGCCTTTTTAGGCAAGTAA
- the rpe gene encoding ribulose-phosphate 3-epimerase: MRIPIIAPSVLSADFSFMADGVALIGSSGAEWVHLDVMDGCFVPNISFGPKMVADLRPHTAQIFDVHLMVQNPANFIDSFAQAGADYITFHTEAAVHSHRLLQAIHEKGKKAGISIVPSTPVSLIEPLLPFVDLILIMTVNPGYGGQPIIPECFEKVRDLVKFREAGRGDYLISVDGGINEATAPSAREAEVDIMVAGSAFFSAVDKGALVRRLKGLA; the protein is encoded by the coding sequence ATGCGGATACCCATAATTGCGCCTTCGGTGCTTTCAGCTGATTTCTCCTTCATGGCCGATGGAGTGGCCCTTATAGGCTCCTCCGGAGCGGAATGGGTCCATCTTGATGTGATGGACGGTTGTTTTGTCCCCAATATAAGCTTTGGTCCTAAAATGGTGGCGGATCTCCGTCCCCATACAGCCCAAATTTTTGATGTTCATTTGATGGTCCAGAATCCCGCTAATTTTATCGATTCCTTTGCCCAGGCCGGGGCGGATTATATCACCTTTCACACTGAAGCGGCGGTTCACTCCCACCGGCTCCTTCAGGCTATTCACGAGAAGGGCAAAAAGGCCGGGATCAGTATCGTACCCTCTACACCGGTATCCCTTATAGAACCCCTGCTTCCCTTTGTGGATCTTATCCTGATTATGACCGTCAACCCCGGTTACGGGGGTCAGCCCATTATTCCGGAATGTTTTGAAAAAGTCCGGGATCTGGTTAAGTTTAGAGAAGCGGGGAGGGGAGATTACCTTATTTCCGTTGACGGGGGCATAAACGAAGCTACCGCCCCCTCTGCCCGGGAGGCGGAGGTTGATATCATGGTCGCTGGATCGGCTTTTTTCAGCGCCGTGGATAAGGGAGCCCTGGTAAGGCGGCTAAAGGGTTTAGCATAA
- a CDS encoding tetratricopeptide repeat protein, protein MSEEQPIQRLIQKAYENLKTSDAASAIMALDEALKIDFENPEVVYALTCIQWWLNRIKGAEGEAQGSTFLEQSDTYARGEFILSQWDAFYGFLDRIGEGETSKYDPCHYAVKRFVFSTALQSFEGILGDGINQHDPELLLQVGRCYKGVGNYEEALKYLEQAVRFKREDGEALSQLADVNALIEETRSAKALFREAFFMDAQKVDIRSMESEMILRLRDRVKALGYTGKELLEWIPIYGCLYGIFSVKRELKQVELGRLKQSIFTLENAIRGKPEDLDLLIPRLINRYFWLIDHYENVQEDPALIAETLLKIKIYDPAIYERYIG, encoded by the coding sequence ATGAGCGAAGAACAACCAATACAGAGGCTCATTCAGAAGGCCTATGAAAATCTGAAAACCTCTGACGCTGCTTCGGCCATAATGGCGTTGGATGAAGCGCTTAAGATAGATTTTGAGAATCCGGAAGTGGTGTACGCCCTAACGTGCATTCAATGGTGGCTTAACCGGATTAAGGGCGCCGAGGGTGAAGCCCAGGGCAGTACCTTTCTAGAGCAGAGCGATACCTATGCCCGAGGGGAGTTTATCCTCTCCCAGTGGGACGCTTTTTACGGTTTTCTGGATCGTATCGGCGAGGGGGAGACATCCAAATATGACCCCTGCCACTATGCGGTAAAGCGGTTTGTGTTTTCCACCGCTTTGCAGTCCTTCGAGGGTATCCTGGGGGATGGAATTAACCAGCATGACCCTGAATTGCTGCTGCAAGTGGGCCGCTGTTACAAAGGGGTGGGGAATTATGAAGAAGCCCTGAAGTACCTGGAACAGGCCGTCCGGTTTAAGCGGGAAGATGGGGAGGCATTGTCCCAACTGGCGGATGTAAATGCTCTAATAGAGGAGACCCGGAGCGCCAAGGCGCTGTTTCGGGAGGCTTTCTTTATGGATGCACAAAAAGTGGACATTCGGTCTATGGAATCGGAGATGATCCTGCGGCTGCGGGATCGGGTAAAAGCCCTGGGGTATACGGGCAAGGAACTTTTGGAATGGATACCCATTTATGGATGTTTATACGGGATATTTTCGGTCAAGCGTGAGTTAAAGCAGGTTGAATTAGGGCGCTTGAAACAATCAATTTTTACCCTGGAAAACGCCATTCGAGGCAAGCCGGAAGATCTGGACCTCCTTATCCCCCGGCTGATTAACCGGTATTTTTGGTTAATCGACCATTACGAAAATGTTCAGGAAGATCCCGCATTAATAGCGGAGACCCTGTTGAAGATAAAGATTTATGATCCCGCCATATACGAACGGTATATAGGTTAG
- the greA gene encoding transcription elongation factor GreA — protein MSEALLKNVQEMLNEEKWTRATLSNYSTNQFKELDVLLKEARDARAYDELKKLCDEHLVHTKNSIIALYLSGMIALSRQLIDDSALINLVTIFVDNHKWSIVKYLCERILDYGESKFALRTLAECYKNDNEETAIYDIWERLVKVDYEEADLAKSLGEYYEKQGKIEEAVDYYKKALHRYINKALFTNVREIWAKLIEYNKEDIDFFLHVQKKIAKNISKDKAVLLLNDVYIYCKEKGDIETAISICKIILQYDERDEPARKEITECFRLKYAGHSQLEEYIRISNLTQKYRNVHEAITDFEKHIAFDKGNFVFHRTWGIGRIAKVQGDEIVIDFAKKREHSMSLKMAVNALQTISKGHIWVLKATKKKEELHDKVKEDPVWALKTVIRSFNNTCDIKHMKAELVPSILSSGEWTTWSGKARDILKADPSFGVSPDNIDIFTVRDRPISIEEKLYNEFKAERNFFDRAVTIRNYVAQKDVELDSEYFTEMFAYFSAYLRSKNQVNEFVVASYLLVKDLVGRYPYLGAGLSLNFIEIFEGIEDVPALFLSLKDAKLKEEFIHHIQLFVPSWPDIYIKLFPYAMTASIVTNLKKEGYEDKLVTLTQYCFENYRDHREIRDAVVWILKNFKDESWFEKAALTLERKLIVLIHILNITYREIENHRDTAENRKINKQVYTLLFKDDVLTKFIDEADPDTITRIYTLIEDVKDLDPADKLSLRNRVLQKNPTFKFLGDTEKTIVSRGLLVTMSRFEEKQRELAHIMDVDVPANSKEIGFALSLGDLRENAEYKAAKEKQDLLNSTAAKLKDEIERAQLFDPSTINLNRVSFGTKVLLSNESNGENEEYTILGPWESDPDNRIISYLSPLGGAILNKKIGEKFNFSINDEKVSYTVKEISAVAF, from the coding sequence ATGTCTGAAGCTCTTTTGAAAAATGTCCAGGAAATGCTCAATGAGGAAAAGTGGACCAGGGCCACCCTCAGCAATTATTCTACCAACCAGTTTAAAGAGCTGGATGTCCTCTTAAAAGAAGCCCGGGATGCACGGGCCTACGATGAATTAAAAAAGCTCTGCGATGAGCACCTGGTTCATACGAAGAACAGCATCATCGCCCTCTATCTTTCGGGGATGATCGCCCTATCCCGGCAGCTCATCGACGACTCCGCCCTGATCAACCTGGTTACCATTTTTGTGGATAACCATAAGTGGAGCATCGTAAAGTACCTCTGTGAACGTATCCTGGATTACGGAGAATCGAAATTCGCCCTGCGTACCCTGGCGGAATGTTATAAAAACGATAACGAAGAGACGGCCATATACGACATCTGGGAACGGCTGGTCAAGGTAGACTACGAAGAAGCGGATCTGGCAAAGTCCCTGGGGGAATACTACGAAAAACAGGGAAAGATAGAAGAGGCGGTGGACTACTATAAAAAAGCCCTGCACCGGTATATCAACAAGGCCCTGTTTACCAATGTCCGGGAAATATGGGCAAAGCTGATCGAATATAATAAAGAAGATATCGACTTTTTTCTCCATGTCCAGAAGAAAATCGCCAAGAATATTAGTAAAGACAAGGCAGTACTCCTGCTCAACGATGTGTACATTTACTGTAAGGAGAAGGGCGATATCGAAACTGCCATCAGTATCTGTAAAATAATTTTGCAGTACGATGAACGGGATGAACCGGCCCGGAAAGAAATCACCGAGTGTTTCAGGCTGAAATACGCGGGACACAGCCAGTTGGAAGAATATATCAGGATATCCAACCTTACCCAGAAATACCGCAATGTCCACGAGGCGATCACGGATTTTGAAAAGCATATCGCCTTTGATAAGGGGAACTTTGTATTCCACCGGACCTGGGGAATCGGGCGTATCGCTAAGGTACAGGGTGATGAGATTGTCATTGATTTTGCAAAGAAACGGGAACATTCCATGTCCCTCAAAATGGCGGTAAATGCCCTGCAAACCATATCGAAGGGTCATATATGGGTACTCAAGGCCACCAAGAAAAAGGAAGAGCTCCACGACAAGGTGAAGGAAGATCCCGTCTGGGCCTTAAAAACGGTGATCCGCAGTTTTAATAACACCTGTGACATCAAGCACATGAAGGCGGAATTGGTACCCAGCATCCTTTCTTCCGGAGAATGGACCACCTGGAGCGGTAAGGCCCGGGACATCCTCAAGGCGGATCCCAGTTTTGGTGTGAGCCCCGATAATATCGACATTTTTACGGTCCGGGACAGGCCTATCAGTATAGAGGAAAAACTCTACAATGAATTTAAGGCGGAACGGAATTTCTTTGATCGGGCCGTGACTATCCGGAATTATGTAGCCCAAAAGGACGTGGAACTGGATTCCGAATACTTTACCGAAATGTTTGCCTACTTCTCGGCTTACCTCCGGTCAAAAAACCAGGTTAACGAATTTGTGGTGGCCTCCTACCTCCTGGTAAAGGATCTGGTAGGCCGGTATCCCTATTTGGGCGCCGGACTATCCCTGAACTTTATTGAGATATTTGAAGGTATTGAAGATGTGCCGGCCCTGTTCTTAAGCCTGAAGGATGCTAAGTTAAAGGAAGAATTCATCCATCATATCCAGCTCTTTGTCCCCAGCTGGCCGGATATTTATATCAAGCTTTTTCCCTATGCCATGACCGCTTCCATTGTTACCAATTTGAAAAAGGAAGGGTATGAGGATAAGCTCGTTACCCTGACCCAGTATTGTTTTGAAAACTACCGGGATCACCGGGAGATCCGTGATGCGGTGGTATGGATTCTAAAAAACTTCAAAGACGAAAGCTGGTTTGAAAAAGCCGCTCTTACCCTGGAGCGTAAACTTATCGTCCTTATCCATATCCTTAACATCACCTACAGGGAAATTGAGAATCACCGGGATACCGCAGAAAACAGAAAAATTAACAAACAGGTTTATACCCTGCTCTTTAAGGATGATGTATTAACCAAATTTATCGACGAGGCGGATCCGGACACGATTACCCGTATCTACACGCTTATTGAGGATGTAAAGGATCTGGACCCCGCAGATAAACTGAGCTTACGGAACCGGGTACTCCAGAAGAATCCTACCTTCAAGTTCCTTGGGGATACGGAAAAAACTATTGTTTCCCGGGGGCTCCTGGTTACCATGTCCAGGTTTGAAGAAAAACAACGGGAACTGGCCCACATTATGGACGTGGATGTGCCTGCCAACTCAAAGGAAATCGGCTTCGCCCTTTCCCTGGGGGACCTGCGTGAAAATGCGGAATACAAGGCCGCCAAAGAAAAGCAGGACCTCCTCAATTCCACCGCTGCCAAGCTGAAAGACGAAATTGAACGGGCCCAGCTTTTCGATCCCAGCACAATAAACTTAAACCGCGTTTCCTTCGGAACCAAGGTGCTGTTATCCAATGAATCAAACGGCGAAAACGAAGAGTACACCATCCTTGGACCCTGGGAGTCCGACCCGGATAACCGGATCATCTCCTACCTGTCCCCACTGGGCGGAGCTATCCTGAATAAAAAGATTGGAGAGAAATTTAACTTTTCAATTAATGACGAGAAGGTTTCGTACACCGTTAAGGAAATTTCGGCAGTGGCGTTCTAA